In Rhizobium sp. N324, a single genomic region encodes these proteins:
- a CDS encoding phasin, with protein sequence MATIKTDDVFSIASFDPSKFAESFRDFAEKGAQQSKDAYAKLKTAGEEAGKTLEATVQTAQAGSVELGLKAIDILRVNSENSLSHFEALLGVKSAAEFFELQTAFIRKQAELTVEQAKSIQETTKQVAEKLAKPSKDAAEKAMASFKVA encoded by the coding sequence ATGGCTACCATAAAGACCGACGACGTTTTTTCAATCGCTTCTTTCGACCCGTCCAAGTTCGCGGAATCCTTCCGTGATTTCGCCGAAAAGGGCGCCCAGCAGTCGAAGGACGCCTATGCCAAGCTGAAGACCGCTGGCGAAGAAGCCGGCAAGACCCTCGAAGCCACCGTCCAGACGGCACAGGCCGGCAGCGTCGAGCTCGGCCTCAAGGCGATCGACATCCTGCGCGTCAATTCCGAGAACTCGCTGTCGCACTTCGAAGCGCTGCTCGGCGTCAAGTCTGCCGCCGAATTCTTCGAGCTGCAGACCGCCTTCATCCGCAAGCAGGCCGAACTCACCGTCGAGCAGGCGAAGTCGATCCAGGAAACCACCAAGCAGGTTGCCGAAAAGCTCGCAAAGCCCTCCAAGGACGCCGCCGAAAAGGCCATGGCTTCCTTCAAGGTTGCCTGA
- a CDS encoding sensor histidine kinase codes for MPAVQYPFIDIAVHARVRERFARGEAMVLFSADFARLLWANGAGAELFGHAAVYDLLDQGVDRTDITFRQLETAARQLADIGDHRSLMIRVAKGFQRVQVQAAAELIRLSSGEKAMLFSVPVSAKPLTSGASAAQMLQGLDDPDTHMAVIGADGDVIAASPGFASLGISQQTAKTLINLAGAHPDRLVKRPVATGRGNLPAAVGKLSDEPALNLLFAVETAIGHLDPVDAAASDPIDTPPLDAPGLDLIDAPSNEDAVPPAEDFRDEPVADIGFTEIIDAVSGIEDVEETLEDITGETELAAETAAASADQVADETGFAGQAEPESDGGVIDSRADEAHAPAAIIEDDLTSLTQTVESATTTEPRVEAADAPVEEAPAAIYEEPVVVPPVAHRASPAPELAAAPGFVFKPNSRATRFVWKIDAEGRFTEVSHEFAEAVGPHASEIIGSAFGDVAALFNLDPDGKLAEALARRDTWSGKTILWPVEGTSLVVPVDLAALPTYTRNRDFDGFRGFGVVRLSDAQEDPLALGLTLGPDGVGHDAASLGPVPETVDDAVHDVPAAQEEVVSEPALPDEVEDQALAASEPPPETELASENIAAEQAPLEPESDEQEPGEPPFQESAVEKADDISAAEPAAETSNEPPALRIAEAPNRRFSDKIVQLHNSGAGLTAAEQANFREIAKRLEAFGASKEEAAAPARIEPTVTEPASFEEASGAEEFEAETPVADEADVPSLEEITPQEAIFESAADAQRDDDAEDADVVDEDEATEGLEETVSQIEVLTSFIPPRVKMTDGLSLGTVDQLPVAVLIHVGDALIHANPEFMRLTGYTSLDALREVGGIEALLQRRELEEKAAGSGTMMLVKADDSLVPVTARLQSVRWEDANALMLALMPVEGKESSRSEARPERMVEKVAKLQVEVEELRSILETATDGVVVIGTEGDIRSMNRSASALFNYDEQETRGKPFVMLFAHESQKAVLDYLHGLSGHGVASVLNDGREVIGREAAGGFVPLFMTMGQLTSSNGYCAVIRDITQWKRTEDELRNAKGAAETANAHKTDFLARVSHEIRTPLNAIIGFSDMMAGERFGPIGHPRYIEYANDIGRSGRHVLDIVNDLLDISKIEAGEMDLDFAAVGLNEAVSEAVALVQPQANGQRVIIRTALSHAVPEVVADLRSIKQIALNILSNAIRFTPSGGQIVVSTSYEANGSVVLRVRDTGIGMTRNELDQAMKPFRQVSSTQSRHRGDGTGLGLPLTKAMVDANRAVFSINSAPNEGTLVEITFPSQRVLAG; via the coding sequence ATGCCCGCAGTCCAATATCCGTTCATCGATATCGCCGTGCATGCGCGGGTGCGGGAACGCTTTGCGCGCGGTGAGGCGATGGTGCTGTTTTCGGCCGATTTCGCCCGCCTGCTCTGGGCAAACGGTGCGGGCGCCGAACTTTTCGGCCATGCGGCCGTCTATGATCTGCTTGATCAGGGCGTCGACCGCACCGACATCACCTTCCGCCAGTTGGAAACGGCCGCACGCCAGCTTGCCGATATCGGCGACCACAGAAGCCTGATGATCCGCGTTGCCAAGGGCTTCCAGCGCGTGCAGGTGCAGGCGGCGGCCGAACTGATCCGGCTTTCCTCGGGCGAAAAGGCCATGCTGTTTTCGGTGCCGGTCTCGGCAAAGCCGCTGACGTCAGGCGCCTCGGCCGCCCAGATGCTGCAGGGGCTCGATGATCCCGACACGCATATGGCCGTGATCGGCGCCGATGGCGACGTCATCGCCGCCTCGCCGGGCTTTGCCTCGCTCGGCATCTCCCAGCAGACGGCAAAGACCTTGATCAATCTTGCCGGTGCGCATCCCGACCGGCTGGTGAAGCGACCCGTTGCGACCGGCAGAGGCAATCTTCCGGCAGCCGTCGGCAAGCTCAGCGACGAGCCGGCACTCAACCTGCTCTTTGCCGTGGAGACGGCGATCGGCCATCTCGACCCGGTCGACGCAGCCGCGTCCGATCCGATCGATACGCCCCCCCTCGATGCGCCTGGGCTCGACTTGATTGACGCGCCCTCGAATGAAGACGCCGTGCCCCCGGCCGAGGACTTCCGCGACGAGCCGGTTGCCGACATAGGCTTTACCGAAATCATCGACGCGGTCTCCGGGATCGAGGACGTCGAGGAAACGCTCGAGGACATCACCGGCGAAACCGAACTTGCGGCGGAGACGGCAGCGGCATCCGCAGACCAGGTGGCCGACGAAACCGGTTTCGCTGGACAGGCCGAGCCGGAGAGCGACGGCGGCGTGATCGACAGCCGCGCGGATGAGGCCCATGCGCCTGCCGCAATCATCGAAGACGACCTGACCTCCCTCACGCAGACGGTGGAATCGGCGACGACGACCGAACCGCGTGTCGAGGCCGCCGACGCGCCTGTCGAAGAGGCGCCGGCAGCAATATATGAAGAGCCCGTCGTCGTACCGCCCGTGGCCCACCGCGCCTCTCCTGCGCCTGAGCTTGCAGCTGCGCCCGGCTTCGTCTTCAAGCCCAACAGCCGCGCCACCCGCTTTGTCTGGAAGATCGATGCCGAGGGCCGGTTCACCGAGGTCAGCCACGAATTTGCCGAGGCCGTCGGTCCGCATGCATCCGAGATTATCGGTTCCGCCTTCGGCGATGTCGCCGCCCTCTTCAATCTCGATCCCGACGGCAAGCTTGCCGAGGCGCTCGCGCGGCGCGACACATGGTCGGGCAAAACCATCCTCTGGCCGGTCGAAGGCACCAGCCTCGTCGTGCCAGTCGATCTGGCGGCGCTGCCGACCTATACCCGCAACCGCGACTTCGACGGTTTCCGCGGCTTCGGTGTCGTCCGGCTTTCCGATGCGCAGGAAGATCCGCTGGCGCTCGGTCTGACGCTCGGCCCGGATGGGGTCGGCCATGATGCGGCAAGCCTCGGCCCGGTGCCGGAAACCGTTGACGACGCGGTCCACGACGTGCCGGCAGCGCAGGAAGAAGTCGTGAGCGAGCCCGCCCTGCCGGATGAGGTCGAGGACCAGGCGCTTGCCGCAAGCGAACCGCCGCCAGAGACAGAGCTCGCGTCTGAGAATATTGCCGCCGAGCAGGCGCCCCTTGAGCCGGAGTCGGACGAGCAGGAGCCCGGCGAGCCGCCGTTCCAGGAAAGCGCTGTGGAAAAAGCAGACGATATCTCCGCCGCCGAACCGGCAGCGGAAACGTCAAACGAGCCACCGGCGCTTCGCATTGCCGAAGCGCCCAATCGCCGCTTCTCCGACAAGATCGTTCAGCTCCACAACAGCGGCGCCGGACTGACGGCCGCCGAGCAGGCCAATTTCCGCGAAATCGCCAAGCGTCTCGAAGCCTTCGGCGCCAGCAAGGAAGAAGCTGCCGCGCCGGCACGCATAGAACCCACGGTTACCGAACCGGCCAGTTTCGAAGAGGCTTCCGGGGCCGAAGAGTTCGAGGCCGAAACGCCCGTTGCCGACGAGGCGGACGTGCCTTCGCTTGAGGAGATCACGCCGCAGGAAGCGATTTTCGAGAGTGCTGCCGACGCGCAACGCGACGACGACGCCGAGGATGCTGATGTCGTGGACGAAGACGAGGCGACGGAAGGGCTGGAGGAGACGGTCAGCCAGATCGAGGTGCTGACGAGCTTCATCCCGCCGCGCGTCAAGATGACCGACGGGCTTTCGCTGGGAACGGTCGACCAGCTGCCGGTTGCCGTGCTCATCCATGTCGGCGATGCGCTGATCCATGCCAATCCGGAATTCATGCGGCTGACCGGCTACACCTCGCTCGACGCATTGCGTGAGGTCGGCGGCATCGAAGCCCTGCTGCAACGCCGGGAACTCGAGGAAAAGGCCGCCGGTTCCGGCACCATGATGCTGGTCAAGGCCGACGACAGCCTGGTTCCGGTGACGGCGCGGCTGCAATCGGTGCGCTGGGAAGACGCCAACGCATTGATGCTGGCGCTGATGCCGGTGGAAGGCAAGGAAAGCAGCCGATCCGAAGCCCGCCCCGAGCGCATGGTCGAGAAGGTCGCCAAGCTTCAGGTCGAAGTGGAAGAACTGCGCTCGATCCTGGAAACGGCGACCGACGGCGTCGTCGTCATCGGCACCGAGGGCGACATCCGCTCGATGAACCGGTCGGCGAGCGCACTGTTCAATTACGATGAGCAGGAGACGCGCGGCAAACCCTTCGTCATGCTGTTTGCCCATGAAAGCCAGAAGGCGGTGCTCGACTATCTCCACGGCCTTTCCGGCCATGGCGTCGCCAGTGTCTTGAACGACGGGCGCGAAGTGATCGGCCGCGAGGCCGCCGGCGGCTTCGTGCCGCTGTTCATGACAATGGGCCAGCTCACCTCCTCCAACGGCTATTGCGCCGTCATCCGCGATATCACCCAGTGGAAGCGCACGGAGGATGAGCTGCGCAACGCCAAGGGTGCGGCGGAGACCGCCAACGCCCACAAGACCGATTTCCTCGCCCGCGTCAGCCACGAGATCCGCACGCCGCTCAACGCCATCATCGGCTTTTCCGACATGATGGCCGGCGAGCGCTTCGGGCCGATCGGCCATCCCCGTTATATCGAATATGCCAACGACATCGGCCGTTCCGGCCGGCATGTTCTCGATATCGTCAACGACCTGCTCGATATTTCGAAGATCGAGGCGGGCGAGATGGATCTCGATTTTGCCGCCGTCGGCCTCAACGAGGCGGTCTCCGAGGCGGTAGCCCTGGTGCAGCCGCAGGCAAACGGCCAGCGCGTCATCATCCGCACGGCGCTGTCGCATGCGGTGCCGGAGGTCGTGGCGGATCTGCGCTCGATCAAGCAGATTGCTTTGAACATCCTGTCGAACGCCATCCGCTTCACGCCATCCGGCGGACAGATCGTCGTTTCCACCTCCTATGAGGCGAATGGCAGCGTTGTGCTCAGGGTCCGCGATACTGGCATCGGCATGACGCGCAACGAACTCGACCAGGCGATGAAGCCGTTCCGGCAGGTCTCCTCGACCCAGTCGCGCCATCGCGGCGACGGCACCGGGCTCGGCCTGCCGCTGACCAAGGCGATGGTCGATGCCAACCGGGCCGTCTTCTCGATCAATTCGGCGCCGAACGAGGGCACGCTCGTCGAGATCACCTTCCCCTCGCAGCGCGTACTGGCCGGTTGA
- a CDS encoding SNF2-related protein, with protein sequence MNNLTSRSLKPSADITIPIGSLVNVTALATFGIGKLHKYDEQGRAVIHFTGEGTRTVAPKTPIVRVRLSPETSVRFKTAAGTVAIGEIVDFLIKREDGGFVYRVAFDDEIHDVWEGLIMPVGETTDPVQLLKAYRWDTPRNYIARWSMADTYGRWCASSGGLPAMLGARVLPLGHQIYAARRVLFDRTPRFILADEVGLGKTIEAGMIIQALQAERQDFSVLVVAPGSMSRQWLTETYLRFGARAYHHIDCARMVEEGRGSLRTLVGSERLIVATTALEAYPELAEMIAARRWDMVVIDEAHQIPPGHALYPQLQRLACQSDGLLLLSATPSKRDMAGLVGLLALIAPDAYTDHSPTNLQAKFDRQSEVWDRLNFTRKLIDATAAEGRELNSDEVEFVAGEWVGFIEGDPQFDALLERMRAGEAQAAIELIAYVQEFHRLDHRIIRTRRATLPGETTAWPERKLIELSWSASPAEAIFLNHLEELPESEGPEGTAIRALYQRFCSTSPSAAVRFLEQRRKALDDGPDGDANDPIGRIASDSGPNDEPIILAELVGDLSPLEGEDRWLRTAMGLAEAWEQEGGFSRADVLESWLDDHLADPDHQVLVFVQDARSADDLADRFEGRYGKRSVARFHCNIEEVDLASTAFRFQHDKSCRVLVLDELGGEGRNFQNASAIVHFDVPVSCARLEQRIGRLDRVGRKCDSHVLSVVLEPGTAADQALLEMHRDVFQVFNRSIGGLEFILPKLQRQLQAAYGESPSALKAIISDLRAEVDASMSAIDEAFDISLDATKPQLERAFALASEMEDEGDTLDSAVTLRSWASRLGIQTKKGEDDTSEFRWTNGSLNVTSDRLKIGTGADGETRLVCGTFSRRIALARDDLQFFAPGHSLVDTMTSEAEHGRHSRVTAFMLNGFPKLKGTFLLQVLARSVLDERVWVSHDIGPGLAARARSLLWPEVTAEIMLLRDNRGARQDIVTHGGIRGFLDQPRRDLNLRAIEPSMVGELPFLAELWGSIDKSVPIALASIANRRAASAKERADALETSLRGEIGFLHWQAHTATNDAAANEFLSAIEARQALIQSVRNPRTDLLGLALVALV encoded by the coding sequence GTGAACAATTTGACATCGCGATCTCTGAAGCCATCGGCAGACATAACTATTCCGATAGGAAGTCTTGTAAACGTAACTGCTCTTGCAACTTTTGGGATCGGCAAACTCCACAAATATGATGAGCAAGGTCGCGCTGTAATTCACTTCACCGGTGAGGGCACTCGGACGGTCGCACCGAAGACCCCAATTGTCCGAGTGCGTCTCAGTCCAGAAACATCTGTACGTTTTAAGACTGCTGCCGGCACGGTCGCGATAGGGGAAATCGTCGATTTCCTCATCAAGCGCGAAGACGGTGGTTTCGTCTACCGAGTTGCTTTTGATGACGAAATCCATGACGTTTGGGAAGGCTTGATCATGCCGGTCGGGGAGACGACCGATCCTGTGCAGTTGCTCAAGGCATATCGTTGGGACACGCCGCGAAACTATATCGCTCGATGGTCAATGGCGGATACTTACGGCCGCTGGTGCGCGTCGTCTGGCGGATTGCCCGCGATGCTGGGTGCTCGTGTGCTTCCGTTGGGCCACCAGATCTACGCGGCACGCCGCGTGCTCTTTGACCGCACGCCCCGCTTTATTCTCGCCGATGAAGTTGGCCTCGGGAAAACGATCGAGGCCGGGATGATCATCCAGGCGTTGCAGGCGGAGCGGCAGGATTTTAGCGTACTTGTAGTGGCGCCGGGGTCTATGTCTCGCCAGTGGCTAACGGAGACGTATCTGCGCTTCGGCGCTCGCGCATATCATCACATTGATTGTGCCAGAATGGTCGAGGAAGGCCGTGGCTCGTTGAGGACCTTAGTTGGAAGCGAGAGGCTCATAGTCGCAACAACCGCACTTGAAGCATATCCTGAACTTGCTGAGATGATTGCCGCGCGTCGCTGGGACATGGTGGTGATAGATGAGGCTCACCAGATCCCGCCCGGTCACGCGTTATATCCTCAACTGCAACGCCTCGCTTGCCAGTCGGACGGCCTCCTGCTTTTGTCCGCGACGCCCTCGAAGCGCGACATGGCTGGCTTGGTAGGGCTCCTTGCGCTGATTGCACCTGATGCCTACACCGACCACTCGCCAACGAACCTCCAAGCAAAGTTCGACCGACAAAGCGAAGTCTGGGACCGTCTCAATTTCACCCGGAAGCTAATCGACGCCACTGCGGCAGAAGGTCGGGAGCTTAATTCAGATGAGGTGGAGTTCGTAGCCGGTGAATGGGTAGGCTTTATTGAAGGCGATCCCCAATTCGATGCCCTGCTGGAGCGGATGCGGGCGGGCGAAGCACAAGCTGCAATCGAACTCATTGCTTATGTGCAGGAGTTCCACAGGCTCGACCACCGAATCATTCGGACGCGGCGCGCAACGCTGCCAGGTGAAACGACTGCTTGGCCTGAGAGAAAGCTCATAGAGTTGTCGTGGTCAGCTAGTCCGGCCGAAGCCATTTTCCTTAACCACCTTGAGGAGTTGCCTGAAAGCGAAGGACCAGAAGGCACGGCAATCCGCGCGCTTTATCAGCGCTTTTGTTCAACCTCTCCCAGTGCTGCCGTACGCTTCCTGGAACAGCGGCGAAAAGCCCTCGACGACGGACCAGACGGCGACGCCAACGACCCCATTGGACGCATCGCATCGGATTCGGGCCCAAATGATGAGCCGATCATCCTAGCGGAACTTGTCGGAGATCTTTCACCACTTGAGGGAGAAGACAGGTGGCTGCGGACGGCTATGGGTCTTGCAGAGGCTTGGGAGCAGGAAGGCGGCTTCAGCCGAGCGGACGTCCTCGAAAGCTGGCTCGATGATCACTTGGCTGATCCAGATCACCAGGTACTGGTTTTTGTGCAAGACGCCAGATCTGCCGACGATCTTGCTGATCGGTTCGAAGGGCGATATGGCAAGCGCTCGGTCGCGCGTTTCCACTGCAATATCGAAGAAGTGGATCTCGCCAGTACCGCCTTTCGGTTCCAGCACGATAAAAGTTGCCGCGTGCTCGTCTTGGACGAACTGGGGGGCGAGGGTCGGAACTTCCAGAATGCTTCCGCAATCGTCCATTTCGACGTGCCGGTCTCCTGTGCGCGGCTCGAGCAGCGCATCGGGCGGCTCGACCGAGTGGGCCGGAAGTGTGACTCACACGTTCTATCTGTCGTATTGGAGCCAGGAACGGCGGCGGATCAGGCGTTACTGGAAATGCACCGCGATGTCTTCCAGGTCTTTAATCGTTCGATCGGCGGCTTAGAGTTCATATTGCCGAAATTGCAACGGCAGCTCCAAGCCGCTTACGGAGAAAGCCCATCCGCATTGAAAGCGATTATCTCCGACCTTCGTGCCGAGGTCGATGCATCGATGAGCGCAATTGACGAGGCTTTTGACATATCCCTTGACGCAACTAAACCCCAGCTTGAGCGCGCATTCGCCCTCGCCTCAGAAATGGAAGACGAGGGTGATACGCTTGATAGCGCTGTGACGCTGCGATCGTGGGCTTCGCGCCTTGGAATTCAGACAAAAAAAGGGGAGGATGACACCAGTGAGTTTCGCTGGACCAACGGGTCGCTCAACGTCACAAGTGATCGTTTGAAAATAGGCACAGGCGCGGATGGTGAAACCCGCCTGGTCTGCGGTACGTTCTCTCGGAGAATTGCTCTAGCACGAGACGACCTCCAGTTTTTCGCCCCTGGCCACAGTCTCGTCGATACGATGACTTCCGAGGCAGAGCATGGGCGGCACAGCCGGGTCACAGCCTTCATGCTCAATGGTTTCCCCAAGCTTAAGGGCACTTTTCTCCTCCAAGTACTTGCACGATCTGTCCTCGATGAGCGTGTCTGGGTATCACATGACATCGGACCGGGGCTGGCCGCCCGCGCCCGGTCGTTACTCTGGCCGGAGGTCACCGCCGAGATCATGCTGCTCCGCGACAACCGCGGCGCACGTCAAGATATCGTCACTCATGGGGGTATTCGGGGCTTTCTCGATCAACCGCGGCGGGACTTGAACCTCAGAGCCATCGAACCTTCCATGGTCGGCGAATTGCCATTCCTAGCCGAGTTGTGGGGTTCGATTGATAAGTCTGTTCCGATAGCTCTCGCGTCCATTGCCAATCGTCGAGCCGCCAGTGCGAAAG